aatatctataaatatattaatatatatacattttatatatataatattcacgtaacaaatatataaggagaaatatattaaaaagttaaatattttatttttttcttattatataaattcatatttccttcacatatttatattatatattacagtttttatttatttatttatttatttattcatttttttttttttttttttgcctattttatagaaaataattaaaatcttaattttttgataaaattaaggaatgttactttttatattcattcatataaataaataaaataataaatataattattatttatttatattatattatatatttgtcaaaaataatatatattcttatatttaaaaaaaaaaaaaaaaaaaaaaaaaaaagtaaatatattttcatatatattatttcataaaaatataaattaaataaaaaagagtaataaaaaaatggCAGTAAAAAAAGTtggaaaaattataaaaaagaggACCAAGAAATTTACTCGATTTCAGTCAAATAGATTTATGCGTGTTAAGgtaaacataaaatatataaagagaaaataaatgaataaataaataaatatatatatgtatatttatatatatatttatatatgtatatatttatatatgttattatgAATGTACCCAAAAAgtattcatatatatgatcatgtttttttttctttcctCATTATTATAGCCTGCATGGAGAAAACCAAGAGGTATTGATTGTCGTGTTAGAAGAAGATACAAAGGCACAAATTTGATGCCAAGTATTGGATATGGTAGTAATAAGAAAAccaaatttttattaccaAATAATAAGTACAAATATGTTgttaaaaatgtaaaagaAATGGAACCATTAATTATGAACCATACTAAATACTGTGTACAAATTGCTCATAACGTATCAAgcaaaaaaagaaaacaaatTATTGAGAGAGCTAAACAAATGAATGTTTCTGTTATAAATGCTAAAGCCAGATTACAAAAAACagaagaataaaaatatatatatatatatatatatatactcgtatatatatatgtgttataaccttttttatatattaattcattttttttttttttttttttttttttccttaaatatgtatttatataaatattactcatatttatgtttatacTTATAAGAAACcgaaatatttataataaacatttacacataattaatgaaataaatcatattttcatatattataaaattagtTTAAAGAAATATCTTTTTAACATTCATATCTTAAACATATTatcttataatatttatattcttccCCAATTCTACAACATAATCGAAATGTGTactacatatattattattatgatatataatattatatttacttCTCATTATTTTCTTGGGATTTCCTTCATATATTCGTCCTATATGGtaaaatttatttgtttttttacCAAATAATTGTTCTAAACAATACAGataatacatacatatatatatatatatatatatatatatatgtgcataTTATTTCAGGAAACCACTATTTTATGTTCATAGTAgtaattaaatataaatatatatatagagaaaaatatttatacaaatatttatgtcAAACAAGAgtttttattacatatatatatatatatatatatatatatatatatatatatacttgttctttcatatttatatatgttaaaaaaaaaatatattataaaaaataaaataaagattACCTCATTTCAATAATGGTAAACTATTAAttatggaaaaaaatataaacatatatataaatatatatatatatatatatatatatatatgtcttTATGTGAGTACcacttatattttttttaatgtatggtacataaattattatatggCATCAcattatgtaaaaaaaaaaaaaaaattaataaaaatattcattcGACGTGATCTACAAAAgtatgatattatatatatatatatactaaattttctttattattttttttttttttattttatttttaatattcttccatttctcttttttcattaatttgTACTTTCACGTCTAccttatttatattgtcTTTTTCACActtttgatttttttcattaGTATTTTTAGGCTTCTTATTATCTCCGTTTCCtatattatccatatttttaatcTCCTCTGTGTGTGCATATTTCATATCATGATTTTTCCCATCCTTCATATCTTCAACATTTTCTGTTTCGGCTACTATTTCATTTTtgtcattttttttttcattttcatctTCAGTATATTTAATTTCTCCCTCATTTTCATCTTCTACTCCTGCTGTGTCACTTTCGGGTGCATCTTCTGCTTGAGTAAAATCTTCCTCTTCATcagaaaatataatttcatCATCTGTTAAAAGTCTTTCCATTTCAATTTGCTTTCTCTTTTCCTCTTCTAATCTCATTTGTTCATATGCTTCTTCTCTTAATTTATctaaattaatatttgaCAAATCTACTGTCCTTGCtgtatgtataatatttagaaaaaaCTCCCCAATTTCTTGACCCTCTGATACTTTATAATCATTTGGAAAAAGCTTTTGATCTAATCTTAATAAAGCTAATAATTTTGAAACATCACTCGtattaattatttcttGTTCTAAGGTTCTACATAAAGCAATACTATatttgaataaaaatatttctccttcttttaataagttttcaaaaaataacatGAGAGATTCAAATGTTAACACATGTACATTCAATCCTATAAACCATTTGGAAACAAATGCTTCCGGTGTTatcaaattttttatatgttcatataatttcggatgaaaaatatttaaaatacTTAAAAATACTCGAGAATCTCTTACATATGCTTTTGGCATAGCTTTAAAGTAACCTggtaaataatatttatgtaaaccagttattatttttactacTTCTTTAGGTTCCAAGAAAAGTAATAGAAAAgatgatataaatgatatacCCTGATGATAATCATTTGTTATTGGATATATAGATTGTAATACttgtattaataatgatcgattttcttctttattaaatgtTCTTTCAGCAtctaattttattattcttaatATCTCTTTATCGTTACAatcttcttttatttctacatctatatcttcttttatataacttagcattatttcataaaaatgttCTGCACGCTTACATACATATTCACAGTTCTCTCgattaatata
Above is a genomic segment from Plasmodium reichenowi strain SY57 chromosome 9, whole genome shotgun sequence containing:
- a CDS encoding GTPase-activating protein, putative yields the protein MIVGNKFWDEEKDAPILKRNANYINRENCEYVCKRAEHFYEIMLSYIKEDIDVEIKEDCNDKEILRIIKLDAERTFNKEENRSLLIQVLQSIYPITNDYHQGISFISSFLLLFLEPKEVVKIITGLHKYYLPGYFKAMPKAYVRDSRVFLSILNIFHPKLYEHIKNLITPEAFVSKWFIGLNVHVLTFESLMLFFENLLKEGEIFLFKYSIALCRTLEQEIINTSDVSKLLALLRLDQKLFPNDYKVSEGQEIGEFFLNIIHTARTVDLSNINLDKLREEAYEQMRLEEEKRKQIEMERLLTDDEIIFSDEEEDFTQAEDAPESDTAGVEDENEGEIKYTEDENEKKNDKNEIVAETENVEDMKDGKNHDMKYAHTEEIKNMDNIGNGDNKKPKNTNEKNQKCEKDNINKVDVKVQINEKREMEEY
- a CDS encoding 60S ribosomal protein L32, putative, giving the protein MAVKKVGKIIKKRTKKFTRFQSNRFMRVKPAWRKPRGIDCRVRRRYKGTNLMPSIGYGSNKKTKFLLPNNKYKYVVKNVKEMEPLIMNHTKYCVQIAHNVSSKKRKQIIERAKQMNVSVINAKARLQKTEE